One region of Flavobacterium sp. KACC 22763 genomic DNA includes:
- the bamA gene encoding outer membrane protein assembly factor BamA, which yields MRLLLVIKKENVDLEKPVNKLNNFLVLQKKIQIVFTLLLLGSFSQIKAQERVPFDQGKKYILAKVSVVGKISFNEQTVVTFSGLQKGQEITVPGEEISSAIKKLGKLGLFDEIAFYINKVENDSIYLDLDIVELPKLNEVKIVGVKKSKVEALIKDNNLTKNKIVNENLITTTKNYIENKYKKEGFYNTKVTITNTPDTINGHQVNMLIRIDKGDKVKISSIDFTGNKQLTDTQLRAAMKDTKQKNFIRVFKASKFIPEKYKTDLEKVIAAYKEKGYRDARIIYDSVQYNKQKNALAIKINVEEGNKYYFGNIKFLGNTVYSDQLLSRYLGIKKGETYNGVLLEKRIADKSKPDAEDITNLYQNNGYLFSNINAVEVKTVNDTIDFEIRVTEGPIAYFNKITVVGNDKTNDHVIYRELRTKPGEKYSKEQLVRTIREIGQLGFFDPEAIDPKFKNVDAGAGTVDIEYNVVEKGSSQVELQGGYGGGGFIGTLGLSFNNFSARKLFDKEAYKPLPMGDGQKVALRLQGSTYFQTYSLSFSEPWFGGKKPVQFSSSISYSKQFLNNYITRTVDKSKSFNIFTVQVGLAKRLTVPDDYFVLSQSLSYQHYDLNNYNTGLFTFGNGASRNLAYTIGLSRSNKGVNPIFPTYGSEFSITAKVTPPYSLFNGIDYGDLKNQKEYKTQYTGESRSDDYGQPLNNGDYYKTDSSGKITSVGSDYASADTDVAKVDQKKYNWLEYYKVKFKGDWYTKVYGKLVLRTLTEFGFLGAYNQERGVIPFERFYLGGDGMANYSMDGRETIQLRGYPNNSLTPVNANGDAIGATIYNKFSMELRYPITLKASASIFALTFLEAGSSYPTFKDYNPFDLNRSAGAGLRVFMPAFGLLGIDFGYGFDALPGQTKANGWETHFIIGQQF from the coding sequence ATGAGGCTATTATTAGTTATCAAAAAAGAGAACGTAGATTTGGAAAAACCAGTGAACAAATTAAATAATTTTTTAGTGTTGCAAAAAAAAATACAAATAGTCTTTACCCTTTTACTTTTGGGTAGTTTTTCTCAAATTAAAGCACAAGAAAGAGTTCCTTTTGATCAAGGGAAAAAATATATTCTAGCTAAAGTTTCTGTTGTTGGTAAAATAAGCTTCAATGAACAGACCGTTGTTACCTTTTCAGGACTTCAAAAAGGCCAAGAAATTACTGTACCTGGAGAAGAAATAAGCAGCGCAATTAAAAAATTAGGAAAACTGGGACTTTTTGATGAGATCGCTTTCTACATTAATAAGGTAGAGAATGACAGTATCTATTTAGACTTAGATATCGTTGAGCTTCCTAAATTAAATGAGGTTAAAATTGTTGGTGTTAAGAAAAGTAAAGTCGAAGCCCTAATTAAGGATAACAACTTGACAAAGAACAAAATTGTCAATGAGAACTTAATTACAACCACTAAAAATTATATCGAAAACAAATATAAAAAAGAAGGTTTTTATAATACAAAAGTTACTATTACAAACACACCTGATACTATTAATGGGCATCAAGTTAATATGCTTATCAGAATAGACAAAGGAGACAAGGTAAAAATCAGCAGTATTGATTTCACAGGAAACAAGCAACTTACAGATACCCAGTTACGTGCTGCAATGAAAGATACAAAACAGAAGAATTTCATTCGTGTATTTAAAGCTTCTAAATTTATTCCAGAGAAATACAAAACTGATTTAGAAAAAGTAATCGCAGCCTACAAAGAAAAAGGATATCGAGACGCCCGTATTATTTACGATTCTGTACAATATAACAAGCAAAAGAATGCGCTTGCAATTAAAATTAATGTAGAAGAAGGAAATAAATATTACTTCGGAAATATTAAATTCTTAGGTAATACAGTCTATTCAGATCAGCTATTAAGCCGTTATTTAGGAATCAAAAAAGGTGAAACCTACAACGGAGTTTTATTAGAAAAAAGAATTGCTGATAAGTCTAAACCAGATGCAGAAGATATCACCAACTTATACCAAAACAATGGTTATTTGTTCTCGAACATTAATGCTGTAGAGGTAAAAACAGTTAACGATACTATCGATTTTGAGATTAGAGTAACTGAAGGTCCTATCGCTTATTTCAACAAAATCACTGTTGTTGGAAACGACAAAACAAATGACCATGTTATTTACCGTGAGTTAAGAACTAAACCAGGAGAAAAATATAGTAAAGAACAATTAGTTAGAACGATTCGTGAGATTGGACAGTTAGGTTTCTTTGATCCTGAGGCAATCGATCCTAAATTTAAAAATGTAGATGCTGGAGCTGGAACAGTTGATATTGAATATAATGTAGTAGAAAAAGGATCTAGCCAGGTCGAGCTTCAAGGAGGTTATGGCGGTGGAGGTTTCATTGGTACATTGGGGCTTTCGTTTAACAACTTCTCAGCACGTAAATTGTTCGACAAAGAAGCTTATAAGCCTTTACCAATGGGAGATGGACAAAAAGTAGCACTTCGTTTGCAAGGAAGTACCTATTTCCAAACCTATAGTTTATCTTTCTCAGAACCGTGGTTTGGAGGGAAAAAACCTGTACAATTTAGTTCATCTATTTCATACAGTAAGCAATTTCTTAACAATTACATCACCAGAACTGTTGATAAAAGCAAAAGTTTTAATATTTTTACAGTTCAAGTTGGTCTAGCAAAAAGACTAACAGTGCCAGATGACTACTTTGTATTATCACAATCTTTAAGTTATCAGCACTACGACTTGAACAATTATAACACTGGTTTGTTTACTTTTGGTAATGGTGCATCAAGAAACTTAGCTTATACTATTGGACTTTCAAGAAGTAATAAAGGGGTAAACCCAATATTCCCAACTTATGGTTCAGAATTTAGTATTACTGCAAAAGTTACACCTCCATATTCATTATTTAACGGTATTGATTATGGTGATTTGAAAAACCAAAAAGAATATAAAACACAATATACTGGTGAAAGTAGATCAGATGATTATGGTCAGCCTCTTAATAATGGTGATTATTATAAAACTGATAGTTCAGGAAAAATTACAAGTGTAGGATCTGATTATGCAAGCGCCGATACAGATGTAGCAAAAGTCGATCAGAAAAAATACAACTGGTTAGAATATTATAAAGTTAAATTTAAAGGAGACTGGTATACTAAAGTTTATGGAAAACTAGTATTAAGAACTCTTACAGAATTTGGTTTCTTAGGAGCTTATAACCAAGAAAGAGGTGTAATTCCGTTTGAGCGTTTTTATTTAGGTGGTGATGGTATGGCAAACTACTCAATGGACGGTAGAGAGACAATTCAGTTGAGAGGTTATCCAAACAACTCTTTGACTCCTGTAAATGCAAATGGTGATGCAATTGGAGCAACGATTTACAATAAATTCTCTATGGAATTACGTTATCCAATTACATTGAAAGCATCGGCATCTATTTTTGCCTTAACGTTCTTAGAAGCAGGTTCTTCTTATCCAACGTTCAAAGATTACAACCCATTTGATTTAAATCGTTCCGCTGGTGCTGGTTTACGTGTATTCATGCCTGCATTTGGATTATTGGGTATTGACTTTGGTTACGGATTTGACGCTCTTCCAGGACAAACAAAAGCTAATGGTTGGGAAACACACTTTATCATTGGACAACAATTTTAG
- a CDS encoding isoprenyl transferase — protein MNLIESIDHTNLPKHLAIIMDGNGRWAKQQGFLRAFGHENGTKSVKEIIKTSAKLGIEYLTLYAFSTENWNRPKLEVQALMKILINSLKKELVTLQENNIRLNAIGNLDKLPKTAQKELLDVMEKTKNNTRLTLTLALSYGSREELVNAVKAISDKVKNNIISIDTIDDSIINEHLYTQNLPDVDLLIRTSGEHRISNFLLWQIAYAELYFTNVLWPDFKDQDLYEAIISYQKRERRFGKTSEQIK, from the coding sequence ATGAATTTAATAGAATCAATAGATCACACAAACTTACCTAAACACCTTGCCATTATCATGGACGGCAACGGACGCTGGGCAAAACAACAAGGCTTTTTACGCGCGTTTGGCCATGAAAATGGAACAAAATCTGTAAAAGAAATCATTAAAACCTCAGCCAAACTTGGAATTGAGTATTTAACCCTATATGCTTTTTCTACAGAAAATTGGAATCGACCAAAATTGGAGGTTCAGGCATTAATGAAAATATTGATCAATTCATTAAAAAAAGAACTTGTTACCCTTCAAGAAAACAATATCAGACTTAATGCAATTGGAAATCTTGATAAATTACCAAAAACAGCCCAAAAAGAACTTTTGGATGTTATGGAAAAAACTAAAAATAATACTCGCTTAACCCTTACCCTCGCTTTAAGTTATGGCTCCAGAGAGGAACTGGTAAATGCTGTAAAAGCAATTAGTGATAAAGTTAAAAATAATATAATTTCAATAGACACTATTGACGATTCAATTATAAATGAGCATCTTTACACGCAAAATTTACCAGACGTAGATTTATTAATACGAACAAGTGGAGAACATAGAATAAGTAATTTTTTGCTGTGGCAAATTGCCTATGCAGAATTATATTTTACTAATGTCTTGTGGCCAGACTTTAAAGACCAAGATTTATATGAGGCTATTATTAGTTATCAAAAAAGAGAACGTAGATTTGGAAAAACCAGTGAACAAATTAAATAA
- the porG gene encoding type IX secretion system protein PorG: MKKIFNLLLCFFPLITLNAQINEIGVFFGGSNFVGDVGKTTYISPEKPAFGILYKWNRSPRHSWRFSYTQSNISGNDLKSDETGRNQRGYRFDNDIKELSAGLEFNFFDFNLHDYHTKVSPYVFTGLSYFVFDNLYRYTTSPNVIYTQKNRSSVAIPIILGVKSNISPRFILAAEVGARYTFTDNIDGSNPNTSNPNILKFGNLNNNDWYVFSGLTLTYTFGKKPCYCAY, translated from the coding sequence ATGAAGAAAATTTTTAATTTATTGTTATGTTTTTTCCCTCTTATTACACTAAATGCTCAGATAAACGAGATTGGTGTTTTTTTTGGCGGAAGTAACTTTGTAGGCGATGTTGGAAAAACAACTTACATCTCCCCAGAAAAACCAGCTTTTGGTATTCTTTACAAATGGAATAGAAGTCCGAGGCACTCATGGAGATTTTCTTATACACAATCAAACATTAGTGGAAATGATTTAAAATCTGATGAGACCGGAAGAAATCAAAGAGGCTATCGTTTTGACAATGACATTAAAGAGCTTTCAGCGGGGCTTGAATTCAATTTTTTCGATTTTAATCTGCATGATTACCATACCAAAGTAAGTCCTTATGTTTTTACAGGTTTAAGCTACTTTGTTTTTGACAACTTATACAGATATACTACAAGCCCAAATGTAATATACACTCAAAAAAATCGCAGTTCAGTAGCGATACCTATTATATTAGGTGTAAAATCAAATATATCGCCACGCTTTATACTTGCTGCTGAAGTTGGAGCACGTTACACCTTTACAGACAATATTGACGGGAGCAACCCTAATACAAGTAATCCAAATATCTTAAAATTTGGAAATTTAAATAATAATGACTGGTATGTTTTCTCAGGTCTTACTTTAACGTATACCTTTGGAAAAAAACCATGCTATTGCGCATACTAA
- a CDS encoding NAD kinase, whose protein sequence is MKIAIYGQYYQNSTEPIIKDIFNFFNANNVEMVIEENFLNMLYEKQLVKKEYTTFSPNTALDNSFEMLISIGGDGTILRAAAFVRNSGVPLLGINAGRLGFLAKVQKENIDILLQYVISQNYTTSERTLLGLTCEPYNKAFEELNFAMNEVTVSRKDTTSMITVETYLNNEYLNSYWADGLIISTPTGSTGYSLSCGGPILTPDVKSLVITPIAPHNLTARPLVIPDDTEITLRVSGREDQYLVSLDSRTSSVKNESILKIKKTDYKIKMVEIPGETFLKTLRNKLLWGEDKRN, encoded by the coding sequence ATGAAAATAGCCATTTACGGACAATATTATCAGAACAGTACTGAACCCATTATAAAAGACATTTTCAATTTCTTCAATGCCAACAATGTCGAAATGGTAATTGAAGAAAATTTCTTGAACATGCTTTATGAAAAACAGCTTGTAAAAAAAGAATACACCACTTTTTCTCCAAATACTGCTTTAGACAATAGTTTCGAAATGCTCATTAGCATTGGAGGTGACGGTACAATTTTAAGAGCTGCTGCTTTTGTTCGTAATTCTGGCGTTCCTTTATTGGGAATCAATGCTGGAAGATTAGGCTTTTTAGCTAAAGTTCAGAAAGAAAACATTGATATTTTACTTCAATATGTCATTAGCCAAAATTATACTACTTCTGAAAGAACCTTATTAGGCTTAACTTGCGAGCCATACAATAAAGCTTTTGAAGAACTTAATTTTGCAATGAATGAGGTTACGGTAAGCAGAAAAGATACAACTTCGATGATTACTGTAGAAACGTATTTAAATAATGAATATCTAAATTCTTATTGGGCAGACGGCTTAATCATTTCAACACCAACAGGATCTACTGGATATTCTTTAAGCTGTGGCGGACCAATTTTAACACCAGATGTCAAAAGTTTAGTTATCACGCCAATTGCACCGCATAATTTAACCGCCAGACCGCTTGTTATTCCAGACGATACGGAAATTACTTTACGCGTATCAGGAAGAGAAGATCAGTATTTGGTTTCTTTAGACTCTAGAACTTCTTCTGTAAAAAATGAGTCTATTTTAAAAATAAAAAAAACAGATTACAAAATTAAAATGGTTGAAATACCAGGCGAAACTTTCTTGAAGACTTTAAGAAACAAACTGCTCTGGGGAGAAGATAAAAGAAATTAA
- a CDS encoding CBS domain-containing protein produces MTEITNYITNDFRAIDSQETIASIQDFFVDVNFSHFPILEDGVFIGSISSDDVETFDIEKKAIDYKYTLERFFARKSMIWLDVLEVFAKNHTNLLPILDENNNYIGYYEMEDIMKFFQETPFLKEPGAIIIVQKGLLDYSMSEVTQIVESNNGKVLGCFVSEADTENVQITVKIGLGAINEIIQTYRRYGYEIISEHQEDTYINSLKERSDYLDKYLNI; encoded by the coding sequence ATGACAGAAATTACAAACTATATCACAAACGATTTCAGAGCGATTGACAGTCAGGAAACGATAGCCTCGATTCAGGACTTTTTTGTCGATGTAAATTTTTCTCATTTCCCGATTTTAGAAGATGGTGTTTTTATCGGAAGCATCTCTTCTGATGATGTTGAAACATTTGACATTGAAAAAAAAGCAATTGATTACAAATATACTTTAGAACGTTTTTTTGCCAGAAAATCAATGATCTGGCTCGATGTTCTAGAAGTTTTTGCAAAAAACCACACCAACCTTCTCCCAATTCTGGATGAGAATAATAATTACATAGGGTATTACGAAATGGAAGACATCATGAAGTTCTTTCAGGAAACTCCATTTTTAAAAGAACCTGGTGCGATTATTATTGTGCAAAAAGGTCTTTTGGATTATTCTATGAGCGAGGTGACTCAAATTGTAGAAAGCAATAATGGTAAAGTTTTAGGATGTTTTGTTTCTGAAGCTGATACAGAAAATGTTCAGATTACTGTAAAAATTGGTTTAGGAGCCATTAATGAAATTATCCAAACCTACAGAAGATACGGTTATGAAATTATTTCCGAACATCAGGAAGATACCTATATTAACAGCTTAAAAGAACGATCAGATTATTTAGACAAGTATCTTAATATATAA
- a CDS encoding pyridoxine 5'-phosphate synthase gives MTKLSVNINKIATLRNARGGNVPDLLKVATDIQRFGGQGITIHPRPDERHIRYQDARDLKAVVTTEYNIEGNPQHNFIDLVLECKPDQVTLVPDAIGAITSSAGWDTIKNQEYLTEVIQEFQRNGIRTSIFVDPILEMIEGAKKTGTDRIELYTESFAHQYSLGNEKGIEPYTKAALLANELGLGINAGHDLSLDNIKFFKQNIPGLLEVSIGHALISEALYLGLDNTVNMYLNKLK, from the coding sequence ATGACAAAATTAAGTGTAAATATCAATAAAATAGCAACGCTTCGAAATGCTCGTGGCGGAAATGTTCCAGATTTATTAAAAGTTGCTACAGATATTCAGCGATTTGGAGGACAAGGAATTACAATTCATCCTCGTCCAGACGAACGCCATATTCGCTATCAGGATGCACGCGATTTAAAAGCGGTTGTTACAACAGAATATAATATCGAAGGAAATCCGCAGCATAATTTTATTGATTTGGTTTTAGAATGCAAACCAGATCAAGTTACTTTGGTTCCAGATGCAATTGGAGCAATAACTTCTTCTGCTGGTTGGGATACCATTAAAAATCAAGAATATTTAACAGAAGTTATTCAGGAATTTCAAAGAAATGGAATTAGAACTTCAATTTTTGTTGATCCGATTTTAGAAATGATTGAAGGAGCAAAGAAAACGGGGACTGATAGAATTGAACTGTATACAGAATCTTTTGCGCACCAATATAGTTTAGGTAATGAAAAAGGAATTGAACCTTACACAAAAGCTGCACTGTTGGCAAACGAATTGGGTTTAGGAATCAATGCTGGACACGATTTGAGTTTGGATAATATCAAATTTTTCAAACAAAATATTCCTGGTTTATTAGAGGTTTCGATTGGTCATGCTTTAATTTCTGAAGCGCTTTATCTAGGTTTGGATAACACCGTAAATATGTATTTGAATAAATTAAAGTAA
- a CDS encoding PDDEXK nuclease domain-containing protein, whose protein sequence is MIANQNLLFSEIKEIILQSRQRVFRIANSVLLETYWEIGRVIIEDEQKGKDRADYGKSTLKNLANQLTFEFGKGFDDSNLRNMRSFYKMFPIRDALRHELSWTHYRLLSRLNSEEKVSYYLNESIENNWNSRTLQRQINSLAFERVLEHKSVETKADTIQNLIKDPYIFEFLGLSSDTKNSERTIETSIIDHLQQFLLEFGKGFAFVARQQHIVTDTSDFYIDLVFYNYILKCFVIIDLKTGTLSHQDIGQIDMYVRMYDDLKKGESDQPTIGILLCSEKDETIVKYSVLADKKSVFASQYLLYMPKEEDLKALIESDIQKFNLENEI, encoded by the coding sequence ATGATTGCAAATCAGAATCTATTGTTTTCAGAGATTAAAGAAATTATTCTGCAGTCTCGCCAGCGTGTTTTTAGAATAGCAAATTCTGTTTTGTTAGAAACATATTGGGAAATTGGAAGAGTAATTATTGAAGATGAACAAAAAGGAAAAGATCGTGCCGACTATGGAAAATCGACTTTAAAGAATCTTGCAAATCAGCTAACATTTGAATTTGGTAAAGGGTTTGATGATAGTAATTTAAGAAATATGCGTTCTTTTTATAAAATGTTTCCAATTCGTGACGCATTGCGTCACGAATTGAGTTGGACACATTATCGATTGCTGTCAAGGTTAAATTCAGAAGAAAAGGTAAGTTATTATTTAAACGAAAGCATTGAAAATAATTGGAACAGCAGAACACTTCAAAGACAAATAAATTCATTGGCTTTTGAGCGTGTTTTAGAGCATAAAAGTGTTGAAACAAAAGCAGACACAATACAAAACTTAATAAAAGATCCTTATATTTTTGAGTTTTTAGGATTGTCATCTGATACGAAGAATTCTGAGCGAACCATAGAAACATCTATAATAGATCATTTACAGCAATTTTTATTAGAGTTTGGCAAAGGGTTTGCTTTTGTGGCAAGGCAGCAGCATATTGTTACAGATACTTCAGATTTCTATATTGATCTAGTATTCTACAATTATATTTTGAAATGTTTTGTTATTATTGATTTAAAAACGGGCACTTTATCTCATCAAGATATTGGTCAAATTGATATGTATGTGCGAATGTATGATGATTTGAAAAAAGGAGAATCCGACCAGCCAACAATAGGAATTTTGCTTTGCTCGGAGAAAGACGAAACAATTGTAAAATATTCTGTACTAGCTGATAAGAAAAGTGTTTTTGCAAGTCAGTATTTACTTTATATGCCAAAAGAAGAAGATTTGAAGGCGCTTATTGAAAGTGATATTCAAAAGTTTAATCTAGAAAATGAGATCTGA
- a CDS encoding TonB-dependent receptor plug domain-containing protein, which produces MSKIITFLCFLCFSGVFAQSKAIISGNVKSSENENLVGVNILFTSKDSQNVSSTDGSGNFVGNIPLGQIKIKVNQSGYLSKNLEFDLKKDTLLSIILEKDIAFLKEVVITNDKKNPVKNLSGGKLSFNVKELSAVPSILGTTDILKILQLTPGVQNSGDANGYFYVRGGDPGHNAILYNNTPIYGMSHLLGIFPFYNADHIKDVEFDKSSSNAKYGGRLSSTTLLNSNKKLPSEFGIQGNVGILASQLTVSVPLSSKTGFYISGRKTYIDEIVGPIMKSGSKNNDVQDMKYGFSDGNFTFLSQISKNNLFVVDAFVSGDELKVKDENLALRTSLKWSNFTVSPSLITTLSPKVSMSNAIYFSQYSNDLSMEQATIQFNVSSFVKDFGFTNSVRYSFKNIPFESGFQYAYHNLQPQKVNVENFTTINNNSQDIINANEAAVFTTAKPRILENLTADLGLRINYYTSGTDSYLHFQPRVVLNYVSNEKYSFYASYNKQYQYLSLITTSSVGIPTDFWIASSDGIKPQTSNEFAIGSNQNITRNWSSSLGGFYRSMKNLLEYPYGITQFNEITTFKNDMYVGKGKAYGLEMMLKKSNGKFSGWLSYTLSWSDRNFDELNNGNTYFAKYDRRHNLSLVGMYDLNSKWNFGVTQLFSSGNRFTMPTSWYFINNNPVKEYSGYNNAQMPNYIRTDIAANYYFIRTAKKESALNFSIYNTFNIANPIYVVLDVEVNENKDKVVVTQKEKVLYRILPSISWRFKF; this is translated from the coding sequence GTGTCGAAAATAATTACTTTCCTTTGTTTCCTTTGTTTTTCTGGAGTATTTGCACAATCAAAAGCAATTATTTCGGGAAATGTAAAATCTTCTGAAAACGAAAATTTAGTTGGAGTGAATATCCTTTTCACTTCAAAGGATTCTCAAAATGTTTCTTCAACTGATGGTTCCGGAAATTTTGTTGGAAATATTCCGTTGGGTCAGATAAAAATAAAAGTCAATCAATCGGGTTATCTTTCAAAAAATCTTGAATTTGATTTGAAAAAAGATACTTTACTATCAATTATTTTAGAAAAAGATATTGCGTTTTTAAAAGAAGTCGTAATTACGAATGATAAAAAAAATCCTGTCAAAAATCTTTCGGGAGGAAAACTTTCCTTTAATGTAAAAGAGTTATCTGCGGTGCCAAGTATTTTAGGCACAACAGATATTTTGAAGATTTTACAGTTAACTCCAGGTGTTCAGAATTCAGGTGATGCAAATGGCTATTTCTATGTAAGAGGTGGAGATCCTGGGCATAATGCAATATTATACAATAATACTCCCATTTATGGAATGTCCCACTTATTAGGGATTTTTCCTTTTTACAATGCAGATCATATTAAAGATGTCGAATTTGATAAGTCAAGTTCGAATGCAAAATATGGGGGAAGATTAAGCTCAACAACATTATTGAATTCCAATAAAAAACTGCCGTCTGAATTTGGCATTCAGGGAAACGTTGGGATTTTGGCTTCACAATTGACTGTTTCAGTTCCGCTTAGCAGTAAAACAGGATTTTACATTTCTGGAAGAAAAACTTATATCGATGAAATTGTGGGGCCGATTATGAAATCTGGTTCAAAAAATAATGATGTTCAGGATATGAAATACGGTTTTTCGGATGGGAATTTTACATTTTTATCTCAAATTTCTAAAAATAATTTATTTGTTGTCGATGCTTTTGTCAGTGGAGATGAATTGAAAGTTAAAGATGAAAACCTCGCGCTTCGAACTAGTTTAAAATGGAGTAATTTTACCGTATCTCCGTCTCTTATTACAACGCTTTCTCCTAAAGTAAGTATGTCAAATGCAATTTATTTTAGCCAATATTCTAATGATTTAAGCATGGAGCAAGCGACAATTCAGTTTAACGTTTCGTCTTTTGTAAAAGATTTTGGATTTACAAATTCTGTTCGATATTCCTTTAAAAACATTCCTTTTGAATCAGGATTTCAGTATGCTTACCACAATTTACAGCCACAAAAAGTAAATGTGGAGAATTTTACAACCATAAATAATAATTCGCAAGATATTATAAATGCTAATGAAGCCGCAGTTTTTACTACAGCAAAACCTAGGATATTAGAAAATCTTACAGCAGATTTAGGGTTGCGAATTAATTATTATACATCAGGAACAGATTCTTATCTGCATTTTCAGCCGCGTGTAGTTTTGAATTATGTTTCAAACGAAAAATATTCATTTTATGCATCTTATAATAAGCAGTATCAATATTTAAGTTTAATAACAACATCAAGTGTTGGGATTCCAACAGACTTTTGGATTGCAAGTTCAGATGGTATCAAACCTCAAACATCTAATGAATTTGCTATTGGTTCTAATCAAAATATTACTAGAAATTGGAGTTCTTCTTTAGGAGGGTTTTATCGTTCGATGAAAAACTTATTGGAGTATCCTTACGGAATTACCCAGTTTAATGAAATCACAACATTCAAAAATGATATGTATGTAGGTAAAGGAAAAGCGTACGGACTTGAAATGATGCTTAAAAAAAGCAATGGAAAGTTTAGCGGTTGGCTAAGTTATACCTTAAGCTGGTCTGATAGAAATTTTGATGAACTTAATAATGGCAACACCTATTTTGCCAAATATGACAGACGCCATAATCTTTCTCTTGTCGGAATGTATGATCTGAATTCTAAATGGAATTTTGGCGTTACTCAATTATTTAGTTCAGGGAATAGGTTTACAATGCCAACTTCATGGTATTTCATTAATAATAATCCAGTGAAAGAATATTCAGGCTATAATAATGCGCAAATGCCAAATTATATCAGAACCGATATTGCGGCTAATTATTATTTTATACGAACTGCAAAAAAAGAAAGCGCTTTGAATTTTTCAATTTACAACACTTTTAATATTGCTAATCCGATTTATGTGGTTTTGGATGTTGAAGTAAACGAAAATAAAGATAAAGTAGTAGTAACCCAGAAAGAAAAAGTGCTGTATAGAATATTGCCTTCTATTAGCTGGAGATTTAAATTTTAA
- a CDS encoding DUF4249 domain-containing protein encodes MKKYLLLFLGLILISCSNDGFKTEKSLESKIVVEGWIEEGDFANVLLSSSIPVTDVIDSTNVLNHVIRSAKITISDGVTSEVLRVKNDKNRVPPFVYFGSSLKGEAGKEYSLKIEYLNKTIEAVTTIPKSVALKSAEYIKRNPTDTTGYVFVKFDDPIGEKNYYQIATKIEGEEPIFVPSFYGNLDDKNFETSAVSVQINRGVILFPKTKFTPYFADGDLIHVKLRTQTKESLDFWNSWQNEIVNSQNPIYPANISLKSNIKGGIGIWSGYGQSTLIVKTPPKKEKPI; translated from the coding sequence ATGAAAAAGTATCTGCTTCTTTTTTTAGGTTTAATTTTAATAAGCTGTTCTAATGATGGTTTTAAAACTGAAAAAAGTCTAGAATCGAAAATAGTGGTTGAAGGGTGGATTGAAGAAGGTGATTTTGCGAATGTTTTATTATCCAGCAGTATTCCTGTGACAGATGTCATTGATTCGACAAACGTTTTAAATCATGTGATCCGATCTGCAAAAATTACAATTTCTGATGGAGTGACCTCTGAAGTTTTGAGGGTTAAGAATGATAAAAATCGAGTGCCGCCGTTTGTTTATTTTGGTTCATCATTAAAAGGTGAAGCGGGAAAAGAATATTCATTAAAAATTGAATATTTAAATAAAACAATAGAGGCTGTAACAACTATTCCTAAAAGTGTTGCTCTAAAAAGTGCAGAATACATAAAAAGAAATCCTACAGATACAACCGGATATGTATTTGTAAAATTTGATGATCCAATTGGTGAGAAAAATTATTATCAGATTGCAACTAAAATTGAAGGTGAGGAACCCATTTTTGTTCCTTCGTTTTACGGAAATTTAGATGATAAAAATTTTGAAACTTCAGCTGTTTCTGTACAGATAAATAGAGGTGTAATATTGTTTCCTAAAACTAAATTTACGCCCTATTTTGCAGACGGGGATTTAATTCATGTAAAATTAAGAACTCAAACAAAAGAATCCTTAGATTTTTGGAATAGCTGGCAAAATGAAATTGTGAATAGCCAAAATCCAATTTATCCAGCCAATATAAGTTTAAAATCGAATATTAAAGGAGGAATAGGAATTTGGTCAGGATATGGACAAAGTACTTTAATTGTTAAGACACCACCTAAAAAAGAAAAGCCGATTTGA